GGCGCTGGTGGCCCTCGCCCCGCGGGTGCGCGGCGAGCTCCGGGTCGCGCTGGCGGTCCGCCGGGTGTGGCCGGGCGTCGTCGTCGCGTCGGTCGTCGCGCTCGCCTGCCACGTCACGACGTACGTCCTGGTCGCGCGCGCCGTGGGCGTGTCGGCTCCGACGGCGACGCTGGTGCCCCTGGCCCTGGTGGTCCTCCTGGCGGCCGGGCTGCCGCTCAACGTCGCGGGCTGGGGGCCTCGCGAGGGCATGGCCGTGTGGGCCTCGTCCGCGGCCGGGCTGGGAGCGTCCGCGGGCCTGGCGACGTCCGTCGCCTACGGCGCGGTGGTGCTGGTGGCCAACCTCCCCGGCCTGGCGGTCCTGGCCGCCCACGGCACGGCGGCGGCGGTGCGCACGCCGGTCCGGAGCGGGGGTGGCAGCCGTGCCTGAGCGGCCCTACACGGTCCTGAGCTGCAGCGTCTCGCTCGACGGCTACCTCGGCGGCGCCACCCGAGAGCGGCTGGTGCTGTCCAACGCCGCCGACCTCGCCCGCGTCGACGCCGTCCGTGCGGACAGCGACGCGATCCTCGTCGGCGCCGGCACCGTCCGTGACGACGACCCGCGGCTGCTCGTGCGCGACCCGCTGCTGCGCGCCGACCGCCGCTCGCGGGGGCTGCCCGAGTCACCGGTCAAGGTCACCCTCACCCGCGGCGGCGGCCTGGACCCCCGGAGCCGGTTCTTCACGCTGGGGCGGTGCGAGAAGCTCGTCTACTGCGCGAGCGGCTCCGCTCCCGGGGTGCGCCGCCGGCTGGGTGACGTCGCGACCGTCGTCGACGCGGGCGCGGACGTCGACGTGGTCCGGCTCTGCCGCGACCTCCTCGACCGCGGCGTGCGGCGCCTGATGGTCGAGGGCGGCGGGCAGGTGCACACGCAGTTCCTCACCGCGTCCGCGGCCGACGAGCTGCACCTCGTCGTCGCCCCGTTCTTCGTCGGCTCCTCGAGCGCGCGCCGCTTCGTGGGCGACGGCGCGTTCCCGTGGCACCCCGGTCGCCGGGCCAGGCTCGCGGAGACCCGCCAGATCGGCGACGTGGTGCTCCTGCGCTACGCCCTGTCGCCGCGCTTCGAGGACGGACCGTGAGCACCGAGCGGGTGCCGGACCTCCCGGCGGCGTCGGTGCGGCGCGACGTGGCGCTGCCGCTCGTCCTGGCCGACGGCTCGACCGTGCCAGCGCGGATGAGCAGCTTCGACGGCCTGCTCGACGGGCGCGAGCACGTCGCGATCGCGCTCGGCGACCGCGCCGGGGTCCGCGGGGCCGCGGCGGCGCCCGTCGGGGTGCCGCTGGTCAG
Above is a genomic segment from Nocardioides okcheonensis containing:
- a CDS encoding RibD family protein; this translates as MPERPYTVLSCSVSLDGYLGGATRERLVLSNAADLARVDAVRADSDAILVGAGTVRDDDPRLLVRDPLLRADRRSRGLPESPVKVTLTRGGGLDPRSRFFTLGRCEKLVYCASGSAPGVRRRLGDVATVVDAGADVDVVRLCRDLLDRGVRRLMVEGGGQVHTQFLTASAADELHLVVAPFFVGSSSARRFVGDGAFPWHPGRRARLAETRQIGDVVLLRYALSPRFEDGP